Proteins encoded within one genomic window of Gadus chalcogrammus isolate NIFS_2021 chromosome 6, NIFS_Gcha_1.0, whole genome shotgun sequence:
- the asb6 gene encoding ankyrin repeat and SOCS box protein 6 — MPFLHGFRRIVFEYQPLVDAILVTVGLEEGASRDEERFTLIRGTQQVDQGSVCSSLVELLDRESTSSVFEEGISYALFKVAEQGLVYAAEILLRYGANLNFEDPVSYYNPLHIAVLRGRPSMVRLLVGHGADVQKRDRIHESSPLDLASEDSDRLACMHTLLDLGAEVNAQDKLGKTALLHALASSDGLTVHNAENIQLLLQRGADVNATTEAGESAVSSLVFLVKESLEAGSAEDAAQMGRFCVRAAELLLAHGTDASRCLVEDGEPSLTQASLEHFDLLLPLATLLLYRGAAFACSRHGAACWSGSALLFRRLRSVLQSSGGDEGRAAEILEQAEFVLDAARVDHPSLPPPPGLEPQLLGDGAGARGLLELHRRVTEQEASPPALRCLCRAFLRRHLQPGPLGRKVKALPLPDRLKDFLLPEHTASLKPSWRSFRPVHASP; from the exons ATGCCTTTTCTCCATGGGTTCCGCAGGATCGTTTTTGAGTACCAGCCACTAGTCGATGCCATTCTGGTGACTGTGGGGCTAGAGGAGGGAGCCAGTCGGGATGAGGAGAG GTTTACTTTAATCCGAGGCACCCAGCAGGTGGACCAGGGCTCTGTCTGCAGCTCCCTGGTGGAACTGCTGGACAGGGAGTCCACGTCCTCCGTGTTCGAGGAAGGGATCAGCTATGCTCTTTTTAAAGTGGCCGAACAGGGCCTTGTTTACGCAGCTGAGATCCTGCTGCGCTACGGAGCCAATCTGAACTTTGAAG ACCCGGTGTCCTACTACAACCCGCTGCACATCGCCGTGCTGAGGGGCCGGCCCAGCATGGTGCGGCTGCTGGTGGGCCACGGGGCGGACGTCCAGAAAAGAGACCGG ATCCATGAGAGTAGTCCCTTGGACCTGGCCAGTGAGGACTCGGACCGGCTGGCCTGTATGCACACCCTGCTGGACCTGGGGGCGGAGGTGAACGCACAGGACAAACTGG GTAAAACTGCTCTTCTGCACGCCCTGGCCAGCAGCGATGGACTCACGGTGCACAACGCAGAGAACATCCAGCTGCTTCTCCAGAGAG GCGCCGACGTCAACGCCACCACGGAGGCGGGCGAGTCGGCCGTGTCCTCGCTGGTCTTCCTCGTCAAAGAGTCCCTGGAGGCGGGCAGCGCGGAGGACGCCGCCCAGATGGGTCGCTTCTGCGTGCGGGCCGCCGAGCTGCTGCTGGCCCACGGCACGGACGCCAGCCGCTGCCTCGTGGAGGACGGCGAGCCCTCGCTGACGCAGGCCAGCCTGGAGCACTTCGACCTGCTGCTGCCACTGGCCACGCTGCTGCTGTACCGCGGCGCCGCCTTCGCCTGCTCCCGCCACGGCGCCGCCTGCTGGTCGGGCTCGGCGCTGCTGTTCCGGCGGCTGCGGAGCGTCCTGCAGTCGAGCGGCGGCGACGAGGGCCGCGCCGCCGAGATCCTGGAGCAGGCCGAGTTTGTGCTGGATGCGGCCAGGGTGGACCACCCCTCGCTGCCGCCGCCCCCCGGGCTGGAGCCCCAGCTGCTGGGCGACGGGGCCGGCGCCCGGGGCCTGCTGGAGCTCCACAGGCGAGTGACGGAACAGGAGGCGAGCCCTCCGGCCCTGCGCTGCCTCTGTAGGGCCTTCTTGAGGAGACACCTCCAGCCCGGGCCCCTGGGTCGCAAAGTGAAAGCGCTGCCGCTGCCGGACCGCCTCAAAGACTTTTTGCTGCCAGAACACACAGCGAGTCTGAAGCCGAGCTGGAGGTCGTTCAGGCCCGTACACGCCTCACCGTGA